A stretch of DNA from Anaerobacillus isosaccharinicus:
TAAAATCTATCATACTATGTTTACAGTTTTCAGTGAAGCAATTTGTCGTTTAGATGTAAACGTTTTCATTTATCTATATTCAAAGTTACCTCGTCTTAATGCAAAGAGGTTTATAAAAGGCTCGGTCACATTTTAGACACAATTTAAAGAGCAAAATATAAGTAGCCCCTCATGACAAGGGGCTACTATGCAGGTAAAACATGGACGTGTTTTACTCTTTTATTCTCTCATAACTACTACTATTCATCTATGCTATTTTCATGGTATTACTGGTAACTTTTATGAGAAAAAAATCAGCTTCTTAAGACTTTATTGGCATGGAAGGATGCTTTTTCATATAGCTTTCCTTTTTTAATTGGATCCACACATGCTTCATAATGAGAAATATGGTATTTCATAAAGAACCTATGCCATTTCAGATTAAAATAGCCTTTAATTTTCCCCATTTATTATAGTCACTCCTAAGTTATGTAATAAATTTTACATCCGACAGATTTCGCTAAGTTTATTATAATAGGACTCGACCCTACTTTATTGAGTATATATTTCTATTTTTCAACAAGGTATAAAGACCTATCACCTACTAAATAGGATCAAATTTCCATTAGTTGTCTTTAACCACATTGCCCACTAATTAAGATTTTATAAAAAAATTTCACCAAATTATCTTGGTTTTAAATTGTATAGTTTCGGTTAAGATGAATATGTATTAAAAATGAAGGTAAGTTGGATGCAGGAAATTATGAAAACACATCGAACATATATAGAAAGGTGTAAGGGCTTGGCACAGAGATTGGGCAATAAAAAGGCGGAAGTGCCCTGGTAGCCCCGAAAAGCAAATGTTCTTCAAGATAAAAAGTGTGCCCTTTCACTTTTAATATTGAAGGTTATTTGACCTCGAGGGGCTGGGCACTGAAGCTGGACATCATAATCAGTGTAAATCCTTTGACCTTCACTGACCTTTAGATTATGATATACATACAATAACTTCATTGGAGGAATAGCTAACAATCTTTGTTGCTATTCACTTATCTCAACAACAAAAATTTAAGGAGGAATATTATTATGAATTTAATCCCTACAGTTATCGAACAAACAAACCGTGGCGAACGTGCTTACGACATTTATTCGCGTCTTTTAAAGGATCGCATTATTATGTTAGGAAGCGCTATTGATGACAACGTCGCTAACTCAATCGTTGCACAGTTATTATTTTTAGCTGCTGAAGATCCTGATAAAGATATCTCACTTTACATAAATAGCCCAGGCGGATCTATTACAGCTGGTATGGCGATTTATGACACAATGCAATTTATTAAACCAAAAGTCTCAACAATTTGTATCGGAATGGCTGCTTCAATGGGTGCGTTCCTACTAGCCGCAGGTGAAAAAGGAAAGCGTTATGCCCTTCCGAACAGTGAAGTTATGATCCACCAGCCATTAGGTGGAGCACAAGGTCAAGCGACTGATATTCAAATCCATGCAAAGCGCATTATTGAAATGCGTGAAAAATTAAATGAAATTTTATCAGAACGCACAGGTCAACCACTTGACGTTATCGAACGCGACACAGAGCGTGATAACTTCATGACAGCTGAAAGAGCAAAAGAATATGGCATGATCGATGAAGTTTTAGTGAAAAAACAAGACGAGAAATAGGAAAAAAGCTAGGTCAGCTGACCTAGCTTTTTTAAATTATTAATTATTAATTGCGAATTATGAATTAGTAGTAAGTTTTGCTTCGAACTTTACCTAGAAACATTCATAATTTTTAATTCATAATTGCCGTTACTCTTCTTTCTCGACAAAAGCAACTAAAGCTGTGATTGCTTCTACTTCGTCTTTTCCATCGGCAATGATGTTAATTTCTTTTCCTGAACCAACAGCTAAGCTCATAATACCCATAATACTTTTGGCGTTGACCTTTCTACCTTCTTTTTGAATGTAAATATCTGAACTAAATTTGTTTGCTTCTTGCACGAATAACGCTGCAGGTCTTGCTTGTAAGCCAGACTTACGTTTCACTACGATTGGTTTTTCTACCATTATCTTCTCCTCCTAAATACTTCATCGTCAATAACTATTACTCAACCCATTTAAGGAATTTTCCAGTTTGTATAAGTTTAAAACTTATATTCGGCTTCACCATTTCGAAGTTTGTTTGCAAATTCATCAATTTTTCTTAGGCGATGGTTAATACCAGATTTGCTTACCTTCCCCGTAGTAACCATTTCTCCTAATTCCTTTAATGTTACATCTTGATGTTTGACCCTAAGTTCGGCAATTTCTCTTAATTTTTCCGGTAATATACTCAAGCCAACTTCTCGTTGAATAAAGCGGATATTGTCTACTTGACGCATTGCTGCGCCAACTGTTTTGTTTAAGTTAGCGGTTTCACAATTTACGAGACGGTTAACCGAATTCCTCATATCTTTCATAATCCTAACATCTTCAAAAAACAGTAATGCCTGGTGGGCTCCGATTATATTTAAGAATTCGGTGATTTTTTCACCTTCTTTTATATATATAATAAACCCTTTTTTTCTTTCCAATACTTTAGCATTTAGACCATATGAGTTTACCAACTCGCAAAGAGATGTGTTATGTTCCTCGTAGAGAGAAAAAATCTCGAGATGATAGGATGATGTCTCTGGATGATTTACAGACCCGCCAGCGAGAAATGCCCCTCTTAAATAAGCACGTTTGCAACAACCATTACTTTTTATTTCATCTGAAACTTCTCTTATAAACTGAAATCCTTCTTTCATAATACCTAAATTCGCTAAAAGTTTCTGCGCTTCTTGCGAAATTCTCACTAAATAGACATTATTTTTCTTTAATCGCATCTTTTTTCGGACAAGAAGTTCAATATGAACAGTGAATGATTTCTTTATCAATGTATAAATGCGTCTAGCAATAGCGGCATTTTCAGTTAATATATCTAAAACTAATTGTTTATTACTAAAAGAAATAGAACCAGTCATTCTTATGAGGGCAGCTAATTCCGCCTTCGCACAGCATTCATCTGCATCCATTTGTGTCAATTCTTTTTTTGTCATAGCAGCGAAAGAAGACAAGGCTAGACCCCCTTTGTTAATGTAGAATGTAGAATTTAGAATGTAAAATGTAATAAGTTTCGCTTCGTAGTCTAAACCTAAAGAAAAATTCTACATTCTTCATTTTACATTTTAAATTATAATAGTGACAACAGCAGTTGTGAAAGTTTGATTGCGTCGTGGCGCAGGTAGTTTTCACGGTAGATTAATAATTGATCGGCAACAATTTGATACGGAAGTTTTTGAAGTTCTATTTTATCAAATAAAACGTCTTTTGCGCCTTCCTTTTCGTATTTTTCTAAATATTGTTTATCTATTTCTTGATTATTAACAATCATTGTATCAATAATTCCTGCTCCAACATGGGAAACCAATGAATGAACGTGATCACTCGCCGTATAATTATCTGTTTCCCCTGGTTGTGTCATGACGTTACAAATATAAACTTTTCTAGCCTGAGCCTTTTTCACTTCATCTGCTATTCCAGGAACGAGTAAGTTAGGAATGACACTTGTGTAAAGGCTTCCAGGACCGATAACAATTAAATCAGCTTTCCGAATCGCATGAAGGGTTTCTTGTAAAGGTTGAACGTTTTCCGGCGTAAGAAAAACTCGTTTAATTTTTTTACCTACTTTCGGGATTTTCGATTCTCCGACTACAATACTACCATCACACATTTCTGCTTTTAAGACGATGCTTTGGTTTGCTGCTGGAAGAACCTTTCCTCTGACATTTAATACTCTGCTAAGTTCATGAACGCCTTTAGCAAAGTCTCCGGTAATTGATGTCATTCCTGCTAATAATAAATTACCCAACGAATGGCCTGATAAACCAAGACCATTTTCAAAACGATGCTGGAACAGTTCCTCAATCAGTGGCTCGACTTCTGAGAGAGCTACGAGGACGTTTCGAACATCCCCAGGCGGTGGGATATTGAGCTCTTTTCGAAGTCGTCCTGAACTACCCCCGTCATCAGCAACAGTTACAATAGCAGTTATGTCTACAGGGAATGTTTTTAATCCCCGTAAAATTGCCGACAAACCTGTACCGCCGCCGATCACTACGATATTTGCTTTCTTCAATTAATGCCCCTTCCCCTTATGAATATCTCGATGTGTGATAAACGTTTTAAAGTCAGCTGAATATTTTTTCCCAAAGTATTCAGCAAGGGTCACAGAACGGTGTTTTCCACCTGTACAACCAATTCCGATGACAACTTGACTTTTTCCCTCTCGTTTATAGTGGGGTAAAATATATAACAATAAGTCATCTAGTTTTTCAATGAATTGCTGCGTTTCTGCCCACTTCAATACATATGACGATACTTCTTCTTCTAATCCTGTTTTTGGTCTCATATGGTCGATATAATGAGGGTTAGGTAAAAACCGAACATCAAACACAAGGTCTGCGTCAATCGGCATCCCATATTTAAAACCAAAAGACATCACATTCACTGAAAAAGAATGTTGCTCAGCAGCGGAAAAACGTTCAATAAGTTTTTCTCGTAACTGAAGCGGTTTTAAATCAGTTGTATCAATGATTTGTTGCGCCTGCCCTTTAATCTCCTCTAACATTTCTCGTTCTAGCTGAATCCCTTCTAATGGGAGACCTCTAGGTGCTAGCGGATGGGATCGGCGCGTTTCTTTATAGCGCTGCACTAACTTGCTATCCTTTGCATCTAAAAAGATAATTTGTGCTTTTACATCAGCAGCTGTTCCTAAATAATCGATTGATTGAAAAAGATGATCAAAAAACTCTCGGCCACGTAAATCAATAACTAATGCTACTTTATTCATTTTATCGCCAGAGCTTTCAATAAGTTCAATGAACTTTGGAATTAACGCTGGCGGGAGATTATCAACACAGAAGAAGCCCAAATCTTCAAAGCTCTGTACAGCAACCGTTTTCCCTGCACCTGACATCCCCGTAATAATTACAACTTGCATATCCTTTTTGGCTGACATGATAGCTTCTCCCTTCTTTTTTAATGTAGAATTATTGAAAGCAAAAGCTTCGCAGCAAGGGCTTTCAGCACTCTAAACTTTACACTCTAAACTCTAAACTTATTTTCTAACCGGATCTAACTGGTACGACAAGAGCTCAAAGTCTTCGGTGTAGTAGAAGGTTCCATAAATGGTTTCGTTTGAGTGGAGTATGTGGTTAAAGATAAACACATCGCCTGGTGCCATCGGTAAGTTTTTGACATCTTCTTGTTGTTGCCACTTAAGCTTACCTTCTGGGGAAACGGCTAACATCTCTCCTGATATTTCGGTCGCTAAAAAGGTAAACATCATCCACTCATTAAGAACTTTTGCTCCATCTTTAATCACTATTGTAAAAACACCTTTGATTTCAGGGTTTTGAATTTCTAAACCTGTTTCTTCGCGATATTCCCGTGTTACAGCCTCTTTGATCGATTCTCCGCTTTCCATCTTTCCACCAGGAGCTACCCACCATCCTCTAGAAGGCTTTTGCAACAATAAGACTTGCCGGTCTTTTTTTACGATACAATTGGTTATCCTTTGCAAAGTCCCCACCTCTGTACTAGTCTTTTTATAAATAAAAAAGAAACACAATTCCCTATTCTAATCATAGGAAATGGAGTAAACCTATACAATGTTTATATCTTCTATATAGTATACTATATTTTTTCTACAGGAACATTCCTAAAAAAATGGAACAGTTAGAATATGTGAAGTCATTCGTTTACTATTATTACACAATACTTTTCACTAGCAAATTAATTACTGTTATAATTTAGGTAAATTAGACTTTTTTGACAAAAAAAGAGCACGAATACCGTTCATTCGTGCGACAAGAAAGTATATAAAAAAGGGG
This window harbors:
- the clpP gene encoding ATP-dependent Clp endopeptidase proteolytic subunit ClpP yields the protein MNLIPTVIEQTNRGERAYDIYSRLLKDRIIMLGSAIDDNVANSIVAQLLFLAAEDPDKDISLYINSPGGSITAGMAIYDTMQFIKPKVSTICIGMAASMGAFLLAAGEKGKRYALPNSEVMIHQPLGGAQGQATDIQIHAKRIIEMREKLNEILSERTGQPLDVIERDTERDNFMTAERAKEYGMIDEVLVKKQDEK
- a CDS encoding HPr family phosphocarrier protein, with the translated sequence MVEKPIVVKRKSGLQARPAALFVQEANKFSSDIYIQKEGRKVNAKSIMGIMSLAVGSGKEINIIADGKDEVEAITALVAFVEKEE
- the whiA gene encoding DNA-binding protein WhiA, which codes for MTKKELTQMDADECCAKAELAALIRMTGSISFSNKQLVLDILTENAAIARRIYTLIKKSFTVHIELLVRKKMRLKKNNVYLVRISQEAQKLLANLGIMKEGFQFIREVSDEIKSNGCCKRAYLRGAFLAGGSVNHPETSSYHLEIFSLYEEHNTSLCELVNSYGLNAKVLERKKGFIIYIKEGEKITEFLNIIGAHQALLFFEDVRIMKDMRNSVNRLVNCETANLNKTVGAAMRQVDNIRFIQREVGLSILPEKLREIAELRVKHQDVTLKELGEMVTTGKVSKSGINHRLRKIDEFANKLRNGEAEYKF
- a CDS encoding gluconeogenesis factor YvcK family protein; the encoded protein is MKKANIVVIGGGTGLSAILRGLKTFPVDITAIVTVADDGGSSGRLRKELNIPPPGDVRNVLVALSEVEPLIEELFQHRFENGLGLSGHSLGNLLLAGMTSITGDFAKGVHELSRVLNVRGKVLPAANQSIVLKAEMCDGSIVVGESKIPKVGKKIKRVFLTPENVQPLQETLHAIRKADLIVIGPGSLYTSVIPNLLVPGIADEVKKAQARKVYICNVMTQPGETDNYTASDHVHSLVSHVGAGIIDTMIVNNQEIDKQYLEKYEKEGAKDVLFDKIELQKLPYQIVADQLLIYRENYLRHDAIKLSQLLLSLL
- the rapZ gene encoding RNase adapter RapZ is translated as MSAKKDMQVVIITGMSGAGKTVAVQSFEDLGFFCVDNLPPALIPKFIELIESSGDKMNKVALVIDLRGREFFDHLFQSIDYLGTAADVKAQIIFLDAKDSKLVQRYKETRRSHPLAPRGLPLEGIQLEREMLEEIKGQAQQIIDTTDLKPLQLREKLIERFSAAEQHSFSVNVMSFGFKYGMPIDADLVFDVRFLPNPHYIDHMRPKTGLEEEVSSYVLKWAETQQFIEKLDDLLLYILPHYKREGKSQVVIGIGCTGGKHRSVTLAEYFGKKYSADFKTFITHRDIHKGKGH
- a CDS encoding 8-oxo-dGTP diphosphatase, giving the protein MQRITNCIVKKDRQVLLLQKPSRGWWVAPGGKMESGESIKEAVTREYREETGLEIQNPEIKGVFTIVIKDGAKVLNEWMMFTFLATEISGEMLAVSPEGKLKWQQQEDVKNLPMAPGDVFIFNHILHSNETIYGTFYYTEDFELLSYQLDPVRK